From the Wolbachia endosymbiont of Encarsia formosa genome, the window ATATAAAAAAGGATGTAAAAGTTGTTAACAGCAATACAGAGGAAAAAGGTAAGGCAAGTCCTGTTGTTTCAGTTGGTGGGGTTGATATTATCAATACCAATCAAGGGGATGGTTTAAGAATAACTTTCGGTGGCGTTGTTGATTCTCAAGGTTATGGTAACCATGGGCTAAGTGGCTATAACCATTATAATGTTATGCCAGGTAAATCTACAGATTATTTTAACAATACTCCAGATAGTATAAAAGGAGCAAATCCAATATTTCCTAAAGGGATAGGGAATATTGGTGATTACAGTGAAAACATGGGCATGATTTCAGATGTAATATTGCACTTAAGAGCTGAAAATAAAAATGAGGATATTGGTCTTCGTTATGGTGCCGATGTACAATTCCATGTTCCAGTTACTGAAGGTAAAGGAGCTTCACAAGGCGTGAATGCTGCAATAGGTAGAAGTGCACATGTGTTTTTGAATTCAAAATATGGTGATCTGAAACTTGGCTATCAGTTTGGTCCTGAGTCTCTGATGAGACTTGATGCAACAAGAATTGCAACTGTTGATGGAGCTGCAGATAGTGAATGGTTCAGAAAAGTAAACTTAGAAGGAAGTGCTGCAAACTTTCCATTTTACGTAACACCACGTCTTTACACTGAAAGCTTCTCGAGCGAGAGCGAAAAACTCTCCTTCCGTATGGCAGGAAAATACAACAAAGACGTTATGACCACGTTGCCGTTTAGAGCTGCTTACTACTCACCAAATTATATGGGTGCAAGATTTGGTCTTAGCTACTCACCTCGCTATGATAGTGGTTTATCCGTTGTAAAAGAAATAGATTCAGTTCTTTCTAAAAATGCTCAAAAGCAAGATGAGGTAAAGCATAAGGAAACGTTAAGACATGTTGGACCAGATTACGAGCATATAATAAGTGCTGGTGCGTCATATGAATATGACTTTAGTAAACATAATATAAAAGTTAAAACTTCCGTACTTGGTGAGTTTGGCTTGGCAAAAGAGCCAAGTAAAGATAAGCATCTTTATAATGAGTTCATAGAATACAATAATCTGGCAGGCATTAATTTGGGTGCAAGCGCTGATTATAAGATTGATGAAGATCAAGGTGTAAAATTTGCTGCCTCTTTTGCATATTTGGGTAAGTCTGGTCAACCTAAGAGTATCAAGGAACTCGACCTTGCTTCAAAAGAGTATAAAGAGACTACTGATATTGCTAGAAAAAATGGCTTAAAGCAATTTAATGATAACAATACCATGTACTGGACTGCAGGTGCTGGTTATCAATATGATAATATCTACACAAGCTTGACATACTTTGGCAGTACAATGAATGATAAAGATATGCTTCATGATATTGCACTTGGT encodes:
- a CDS encoding porin, which produces MKKSIYTRTALASLLTLCSFSGFAADFSDESMKEVKKQESNESIKTSGKMEVMKTSNKKLKEKMDRICNADPRKKAEELKKKEELRLAAEQKKKEELKLAAEQKKKKEELKLVAKQKKKDEIRLAKEKKAKLIEDSKAKALSTKNSNVEKSKIKGSKTKNAKIEAKDIKKDVKVVNSNTEEKGKASPVVSVGGVDIINTNQGDGLRITFGGVVDSQGYGNHGLSGYNHYNVMPGKSTDYFNNTPDSIKGANPIFPKGIGNIGDYSENMGMISDVILHLRAENKNEDIGLRYGADVQFHVPVTEGKGASQGVNAAIGRSAHVFLNSKYGDLKLGYQFGPESLMRLDATRIATVDGAADSEWFRKVNLEGSAANFPFYVTPRLYTESFSSESEKLSFRMAGKYNKDVMTTLPFRAAYYSPNYMGARFGLSYSPRYDSGLSVVKEIDSVLSKNAQKQDEVKHKETLRHVGPDYEHIISAGASYEYDFSKHNIKVKTSVLGEFGLAKEPSKDKHLYNEFIEYNNLAGINLGASADYKIDEDQGVKFAASFAYLGKSGQPKSIKELDLASKEYKETTDIARKNGLKQFNDNNTMYWTAGAGYQYDNIYTSLTYFGSTMNDKDMLHDIALGVQYDLSSCNKSKFVPYAALHYFMTDEKSALKDQKDAEVPSNTGILLLTGVKFSF